From a single Brassica rapa cultivar Chiifu-401-42 chromosome A01, CAAS_Brap_v3.01, whole genome shotgun sequence genomic region:
- the LOC103850288 gene encoding nuclear pore complex protein NUP85, protein MPGMNPKPSDGLPNGGELVPFSTKENSPAVYPLRYSLKSRPHRLSISWGCGNNLRVTVLRNPEPRDDDDGGEAGGEVVNVRLSGEDGEIGDAQWRRIAYGSVSPFALLQSRRNSISSLFKMDTSPSLYQTAWWEYVMEYSKEIKSLLSDSVSSPAPLIEDPRSVIKSAEEPTCLKAAWELMEMFYADKTCLSWWPERLVDWLSDYDVLLSSAHPTIYSKLEDFQKELVGLQAIEDDPRYWEVMSSALSVGWLEIVVKLLHLHGSYQLDQLGNRETENGLVEAVAVLISKMPRMRPKLEAGMFGECFAAKPDFMKTRERWQSQITKLECSAFWVQCAHRPTREGLRNMLKIMMGNADCLSAATSNWMELFVSHLLYLRPFTKGLEGMHNLAQKCVESKPVNTSHKLLRLLIGILGENTEVVLAVCSKEFGSWMVAHAMELLTAGSEEGEVLVHEEQRNLGGINMEELHRLVYAQVLSSHALTWQIAPVYLSSCEKQGLGLLELLFYRQPVQDNQLLIKSLEICRLYELGYVSAKLMKISGVHHWKHGRKGSGIFWLQQARDEHSLKVISQQLFDSVGKSLSDESLKQWEGLVELLGSDSQISGGLDFLHKYRDFKRSLNLVKDGKAIDAAHEAVERLVSLMKSPSTPQRFWLPLLHDSLKLLNWPERSLLNVTQTNLMLNKLQEASIAKIRPGFIESDLSAQAVSSVRLALATNLGRAFLEEC, encoded by the exons ATGCCGGGTATGAATCCGAAACCCAGCGACGGATTACCCAACGGCGGAGAATTAGTTCCGTTTTCGACCAAGGAGAACTCTCCGGCGGTGTATCCTCTTCGCTACAGCCTCAAGTCTCGGCCTCACAGGCTCTCCATCTCCTGGGGGTGCGGGAACAACCTCCGCGTCACGGTTTTACGCAATCCGGAGCCGCGCGATGACGACGACGGCGGAGAAGCTGGCGGCGAGGTGGTGAACGTGAGGCTTAGCGGCGAGGACGGCGAGATCGGCGACGCGCAGTGGCGGAGGATCGCTTATGGATCTGTTTCTCCGTTTGCGCTTTTGCAGAGCAGGAGAAACTCGATTTCGAGCTTGTTTAAGATGGATACGAGTCCGTCTCTGTACCAGACTGCGTG GTGGGAGTATGTGATGGAGTACAGTAAGGAGATTAAGTCTCTTCTTAGTGATTCAGTGTCTTCTCCTGCTCCTTTGATTGAAGATCCAAGATCAGTTATAAAG AGTGCTGAGGAACCGACTTGTTTAAAGGCTGCGTGGGAGTTGATGGAAATGTTTTATGCTGACAAGACATGTCTGTCTTGGTGGCCAGAACGGCTCGTTGACTGGCTATCT GATTATGATGTACTTCTGTCAAGTGCACATCCAACTATCTACTCAAAGCTCGAGGATTTCCAAAAGGAACTTGTTGGCCTACAG GCTATCGAGGATGATCCAAGATACTGGGAAGTGATGTCATCTGCTTTATCAGTTGGTTGGCTAGAGATAGTG GTGAAGTTGTTACACTTGCATGGTTCTTATCAACTAGACCAGCTAGGAAATCGTGAG ACAGAAAATGGTCTGGTAGAAGCTGTCGCTGTTCTCATTTCAAAAATGCCACGGATGCGTCCAAAACTAGAAGCTGGTATGTTTGGTGAATGCTTTGCAGCAAAGCCTGATTTTATGAAG ACACGAGAAAGATGGCAGTCTCAGATAACTAAACTAGAGTGCAGTGCCTTCTGGGTTCAATGTGCTCACCGTCCGACCCGCGAGGGCTTGAGAAATATGTTGAAGATCATGATGGGAAATGCCGATTGCCTCTCAGCTGCGACATCTAACTGGATGGAGTTGTTTGTTTCACATTTACTCTATCTCAGGCCATTCACGAAG GGACTAGAAGGCATGCATAACCTTGCTCAGAAATGTGTTGAGTCAAAGCCAGTTAACACTTCCCATAAGCTTCTGAGGCTGCTTATTGGAATTCTTGGAGAGAATACTGAG GTTGTGCTGGCAGTTTGTTCCAAAGAGTTTGGCTCCTG GATGGTTGCACATGCGATGGAGTTATTGACAGCTGGAAGCGAAGAAGGGGAAGTTCTTGTACATGAGGAGCAGCGAAACTTGGGTGGAATCAACATGGAAGAGCTCCATAGACTTGTCTATGCTCAAGTTCTTTCTTCTCATGCTTTGACTTGGCAG ATAGCTCCTGTTTATCTATCATCCTGCGAGAAACAGGGCCTAGGCTTATTAGAATTGTTGTTCTATAGGCAGCCAGTTCAAGACAATCAGCTGCTTATTAAG AGTCTAGAGATTTGCCGTCTATATGAACTTGGTTATGTCAGTGCTAAACTTATGAAG ATCTCTGGAGTGCATCACTGGAAACATGGGAGGAAAGGGTCTGGGATTTTTTGGCTTCAGCAAGCACGGGACGAGCACTCTCTCAAAGTGATTTCTCAACAGCTGTTTGATTCTGTTGGAAAGTCATTGTCCGATGAAAGTCTCAAG CAATGGGAAGGCCTGGTCGAACTGCTGGGTTCCGACTCGCAGATCTCTGGTGGTCTTGATTTTCTTCACAA GTATAGAGATTTCAAGAGATCACTGAATCTCGTCAAGGATGGAAAAGCCATAGATGCGGCTCACGAAGCTGTGGAGAGACTTGTATCG CTAATGAAGAGCCCCTCTACTCCTCAACGCTTCTGGCTTCCTCTGCTGCATGATTCA TTGAAGCTGTTGAATTGGCCAGAGCGTTCGCTGTTGAATGTAACACAGACCAACCTGATGTTGAACAAACTACAGGAAGCATCCATTGCAAAGATAAGACCAGGCTTCATAGAATCTGATTTGTCTGCTCAAGCTGTGAGTTCTGTGAGACTCGCTCTAGCAACAAATCTCGGACGTGCTTTCCTGGAAGAGTGTTAG